A genomic window from Bdellovibrio sp. SKB1291214 includes:
- a CDS encoding TIGR02147 family protein — protein MNDFRTYLQHEFAKRVGKNPSYSLRAFATQLKINHATLSSILSGKRSLTDKTATKLAVALNLSPSQINEMIGNGPTESSKAENAYHVLQEDTFASMSEWYFDAILELTLIPRFKMEPSVIAASLGISTVQAKMALETLVRLNLISKMKNGRYRLMHPNSDNCLDAEYTSAANRKYQLSILNKSTQALENIDRRHRDHTSMTLAVDSKDLPKVKEIIQKFRREIDAFTHRKEAKLNSVYQLQVSFFPLSKLEK, from the coding sequence ATGAACGATTTTAGAACTTATCTTCAACATGAATTCGCGAAAAGGGTCGGTAAGAACCCTTCTTATTCCCTGAGAGCATTTGCGACTCAGTTGAAGATCAATCACGCGACTTTATCCAGCATCCTATCTGGTAAGCGCAGTTTGACGGACAAAACGGCGACGAAGCTTGCAGTGGCATTAAATCTGTCACCAAGCCAGATAAATGAAATGATTGGGAATGGCCCAACAGAAAGCAGTAAAGCTGAAAATGCCTATCACGTCCTTCAAGAAGATACTTTTGCATCCATGTCCGAGTGGTATTTCGATGCGATCCTAGAGCTAACATTGATTCCCAGATTTAAAATGGAGCCTTCGGTGATCGCGGCCTCTTTGGGGATTTCTACGGTTCAGGCTAAGATGGCTTTGGAAACTTTGGTGCGATTGAACCTGATTTCAAAAATGAAGAACGGCAGATATCGACTGATGCATCCCAACAGCGATAATTGCTTGGATGCCGAATATACCAGTGCTGCGAACAGAAAGTATCAGCTTTCTATTTTAAACAAATCTACTCAGGCATTGGAAAATATAGATCGTAGGCACCGAGATCATACGTCGATGACTCTTGCGGTCGATTCTAAGGATTTGCCGAAAGTGAAAGAGATCATCCAAAAGTTTCGCCGCGAAATAGACGCATTCACACATCGCAAAGAAGCTAAGTTGAATTCTGTATATCAACTCCAAGTTTCCTTTTTTCCTTTAAGCAAATTAGAAAAATAA